One window of the Puntigrus tetrazona isolate hp1 chromosome 13, ASM1883169v1, whole genome shotgun sequence genome contains the following:
- the pank2 gene encoding pantothenate kinase 2, mitochondrial, with translation MELNGFHCDGEGCAEEQEEEPLGLPRSKAETSCSIAATAGADGAAAGCSALRERPMSKSTPALLRLDSLKKNRPPFPWFGMDIGGTLVKLVYFEPKDITAEEEQEEVESLKSIRRYLTSHTAYGKTGIRDVHLELSDLTLWGRKGNLHFIRFPTHELPAFLQMGRDKHFSSLHTTLCATGGGAFKYEDDFRTMANLQLLKLDELDCLIKGVLYIDSVVSSGQPECYYFEHPTDPERCEQKAYNLENPYPLLLVNIGSGVSILAVYSKDNYKRVTGTSLGGGTFLGLCCLLTGCSTFEEALAMATEGESTRVDKLVRDIYGGDYERFGLPGWAVASSFGNMMCKDKRDSVSKEDLARATLVTITNNIGSITRMCALNENIQRVVFVGNFLRVNTLSMKLLAYALDYWSKGQLKALFLRHEGYFGAVGALLQLPNPS, from the exons ATGGAGCTGAACGGCTTCCACTGCGACGGCGAGGGATGTGCGGAGGAGCAAGAAGAAGAGCCGCTCGGGCTGCCTCGGTCAAAGGCGGAAACTTCATGTAGCATAGCTGCTACAGCGGGTGCGGACGGCGCAGCGGCCGGCTGCAGTGCGCTGCGAGAGCGGCCGATGTCAAAATCGACGCCGGCGCTGCTGAGGCTCGATTCGCTGAAAAAGAACAGGCCGC CTTTCCCATGGTTTGGCATGGACATTGGTGGCACATTGGTGAAGCTGGTCTACTTTGAGCCCAAAGACATTACAGCAGAAGAAGAACAGGAGGAGGTGGAGAGTCTGAAAAGCATCCGCCGCTACCTCACTTCACACACCGCCTATGGCAAAACAGGCATACGAGATGTTCACCTGGAGCTCTCTGACCTCACCCTTTGGGGCCGCAAGGGCAACTTGCACTTCATCCGCTTTCCCACGCACGAGCTGCCTGCCTTTCTGCAGATGGGCCGAGACAAGCACTTCTCCAGTCTGCACACCACCCTCTGTGCCACTGGAGGTGGTGCGTTTAAATATGAAGATGACTTCCGTACG ATGGCCAATCTGCAGCTGCTGAAGCTGGATGAGCTTGACTGCCTGATAAAGGGGGTTCTCTACATTGACTCAGTGGTCTCGAGTGGTCAGCCTGAATGTTACTATTTTGAGCATCCAACAGACCCTGAGCGCTGTGAGCAGAAGGCATACAACCTGGAGAACCCCTATCCTCTGCTGCTTGTCAACATTGGCTCTGGTGTCAGCATACTGGCTGTATATTCCAAAGACAACTACAAACGTGTCACCGGTACCAG TCTTGGTGGTGGTACATTCCTTGGGCTGTGTTGCCTGTTGACTGGATGCTCCACCTTTGAGGAGGCATTGGCAATGGCCACAGAAGGGGAGAGTACACGTGTAGATAAACTAGTCAGAGACATCTATGGTGGCGACTATGAGCGATTTGGCTTGCCAGGATGGGCCGTTGCCTCCAG cttTGGGAACATGATGTGCAAAGATAAGAGAGACTCTGTCTCCAAGGAGGATCTGGCAAGAGCAACACTTGTCACCATCACCAACAACATTGGCTCAATCACGCGCATGTGTGCACTTAACGAG aacattcaaagaGTGGTATTTGTTGGGAACTTTCTGCGAGTAAACACATTATCCATGAAACTCCTCGCTTATGCTTTGGACTACTGGAGCAAAGGACAACTCAAAGCCCTGTTCCTGCGACATGAG ggtTATTTTGGTGCGGTTGGTGCACTTTTGCAGTTACCAAACCCATCCTGA